A window of the Miscanthus floridulus cultivar M001 chromosome 14, ASM1932011v1, whole genome shotgun sequence genome harbors these coding sequences:
- the LOC136504465 gene encoding uncharacterized protein: MEELSKKAPAPSLLSLCLDAVAARLISDNAGAGGGVGRTGWPGGCSGGGGLGGFSEDDEGEADDDRLQPEEVAEGLPWELLHRLASRLPPVALELLHHAAHARCCSSAKTTSGLGVQDGDRRGVKRSRCEDFNTTWQLLFKLRWPLGGNTGHNNLVTVDWQQKYWEKHLQECLDEAAECAFLPSFCGSIGKLSVSAKIMNSIYQSMDTSQHHSRLEYQCSKFGCYVRCLRLQGVLCTAETYDLLQQCKLERLMFIRIISDPEVNGACLLLSWHAETLLSLEFIHCQLYPTVMDKICRSLFQKGSQSHGIQRFSIKSSQICETKPLTISSGLLNFLSSGKSLRLLSLNDTKMQSSLAQMIIHTLLESSCDLHTLEISENNIAGWLLKLNKSSTNSLALKSDIFMNSLSVLNLRENNLQKDDVVDLHKILIKMPNLRDLDISGNPIMDEGIRSMIPFISWSIQKENPLLRLTVENCELSSIGVITLLECLTTVKQPLDVLSIADNHLGSSVAAAMAKFLSSHVRALNATDIGLGTLGFQILEEALPTEVALSHINISKNRGGIRAAYFVSRLIGRAPNLVSVNAAANLLPPESLEVICNSLKQGTCNLERVDLTGNMHLSSNIFPAFLEFKKHGKPILVVPPNLSTCAPYDDDP, encoded by the exons ATGGAGGAGCTCTCCAAGAAGGCTCCGGCACCAAGCTTGCTTTCGCTGTGCCTGGACGCGGTCGCTGCTCGTCTCATCAGCGACAACGCCGGCGCAGGCGGAGGCGTGGGCCGAACGGGTTGGCCAGGAgggtgcagcggcggcggcggtctcgGCGGGTTCTCCGAAGATGACGAAGGGGAGGCAGACGACGACCGCCTGCAACCGGAGGAGGTGGCGGAGGGGCTTCCCTGGGAGCTTCTCCATCGGCTGGCGTCCCGGCTCCCGCCTGTCGCGCTCGAGTTACTCCATCACGCCGCCCATGCCCG GTGCTGCTCTTCTGCTAAAACTACTTCTGGACTTGGAGTGCAAGATGGAGACAGACGTGGGGTGAAACGTTCAAG GTGTGAAGACTTCAACACCACTTGGCAATTGTTGTTCAAACTTCGCTGGCCCCTCGGTGGTAACACTGGACATAATAACTTGGTCACTGTGGACTGGCAGCAAAAGTATTGGGAAAAGCATTTACAAGA GTGCTTGGATGAAGCTGCAGAGTGTGCCTTTCTTCCTTCTTTTTGTGGGAGTATTGGTAAGCTGAGTGTATCAG CTAAAATCATGAATTCCATCTACCAGAGCATGGACACATCTCAACATCATTCAAGACTAGAATATCAATGCAGCAAATTTGGTTGCTATGTGAG GTGCTTGAGACTGCAAGGTGTTCTTTGCACTGCAGAAACTTAT GACTTGTTGCAACAATGCAAGCTGGAAAGATTAATGTTCATAAGAATTATATCAGACCCAGAG GTTAATGGTGCATGTTTACTTCTGAGCTGGCATGCAGAGACACTGCTTTCTCTTGAATTCATCCATTGTCAGCTTTATCCTACCGTCATGGATAAAATTTGCAGGAGTTTGTTCCAGAAGGGATCTCAAAGCCATGGAATCCAACGATTTAGCATTAAATCGTCACAAATCTGTGAAACCAAGCCTCTGACCATCTCTTCTGGTCTGTTAAATTTTTTGTCATCTGGCAA GTCGTTGCGCCTGCTGTCACTTAATGATACTAAGATGCAGTCATCACTAGCTCAGATGATTATTCACACTCTTCTTGAGTCGTCATGTGATTTACACACGCTTGAGATATCAGAAAACAAT ATTGCTGGCTGGCTTTTGAAACTGAACAAAAGTTCTACAAACTCATTAGCACTGAAATCAGATATTTTTATGAACTCTCTGTCCGTTCTTAACCTGAG GGAAAATAATTTGCAAAAGGATGATGTTGTAGATCTTCACAAAATTCTAATAAAAATGCCTAATTTAAGAGATTTAGATATAAGTGGCAATCCAATCATGGATGAAGGTATCAG ATCAATGATCCCTTTCATTTCATGGTCTATTCAAAAGGAAAATCCACTTTTGAGATTAACAGTCGAGAACTGTGAGTTGTCCAGTATTGGTGTGATTACACTTCTGGAGTGCCTCACAACTGTGAAGCAACCCCTTGATGTGCTATCTATTGCAGACAATCATTTAGGGAG TTCTGTGGCAGCTGCAATGGCCAAATTCTTGAGTTCACATGTAAGGGCTTTAAATGCTACAGATATTGGCTTGGGAACATTAGGCTTCCAAATACTTGAGGAAGCATTGCCAACAGAAGTAGCTCTTTCCCACATCAACATCAG TAAGAATCGTGGTGGGATCAGAGCAGCATATTTTGTTTCCAGATTAATAGGGCGAGCACCAAACCTTGTCTCAGTCAATGCAGCAGCGAACCTTTTACCACCTGAATCATTGGAAGTCATCTGTAACTCCTTGAAGCAAGGGACTT